The Buchnera aphidicola str. APS (Acyrthosiphon pisum) genome has a segment encoding these proteins:
- the yfaE gene encoding class I ribonucleotide reductase maintenance protein YfaE produces MQSSIIEITNIKKKIVYQTQITLLLVLELNNIHLEYQCRSGYCGICRIELIKGEVFYLIKQPMAALFKEREIFPCCCKPKGNITIKI; encoded by the coding sequence ATGCAATCCTCTATTATTGAAATAACAAATATTAAAAAAAAAATTGTTTATCAAACACAGATAACCTTGTTATTGGTTTTAGAATTAAACAATATTCATCTAGAATATCAATGTAGATCTGGATATTGTGGTATATGCCGAATTGAATTAATCAAAGGAGAAGTATTTTATTTAATAAAACAGCCTATGGCTGCTTTATTTAAAGAACGAGAAATTTTTCCATGTTGTTGTAAACCAAAAGGAAATATCACAATTAAAATTTAA
- a CDS encoding acetate kinase — protein sequence MDKKLNNLILVLNCGSSSIKFAILNPDNKEKYLSGSVECLFLLETYITWQCLGTKHKKKIGANVNHKDALNFIIEQVFSQQKDIFKNLIGVGHRVVHGGTKIKKSTLIDSNIIKCIQDASSFAPLHNPANLIGIKMIIEKYPSLSRKNIAVFDTSFYCNMPETSFLYAIPYNFYKKYGIRRYGAHGISHNYVAHRASLMLNKQFKSLNIITCHLGNGSSISAICNGICVDTSMGLTPLEGLVMGTRSGDLDPSIIFFMNNHLNLSIDKIETILNKKSGLLGLSGISSDFRYFEKKYYCKKHAKRSVDIFCHRLSKYIAAYTSVLENRLDAVIFTGGIGENVPLIRELVFSRLSLLGFKINSNLNLSTIGGKSGLITEDNSTPVFVITTDEELAIAQETNSIINRK from the coding sequence ATGGACAAAAAATTGAATAATTTAATTTTAGTGTTAAATTGTGGTAGTTCTTCTATAAAATTTGCGATATTAAATCCTGATAATAAAGAAAAATATTTATCTGGATCAGTAGAATGTTTATTTTTATTAGAAACATATATCACATGGCAGTGTTTAGGAACAAAACATAAAAAAAAAATAGGTGCAAATGTTAATCATAAAGACGCTTTAAATTTTATTATAGAACAGGTTTTTTCACAACAAAAAGATATTTTTAAAAATCTAATAGGAGTAGGTCATAGAGTAGTACATGGAGGAACTAAAATAAAAAAATCAACTTTAATTGACAGTAATATTATTAAATGTATTCAAGATGCATCATCTTTTGCTCCACTACATAATCCTGCTAATTTAATTGGCATAAAAATGATTATAGAAAAATATCCTAGTTTATCAAGAAAAAATATAGCAGTTTTTGATACATCCTTTTATTGTAATATGCCTGAAACTTCTTTTCTATATGCAATACCATATAATTTTTATAAAAAATATGGTATTAGACGTTACGGTGCTCATGGTATTAGTCATAATTATGTTGCTCATAGAGCATCTCTTATGTTAAATAAACAATTTAAATCTTTAAATATCATAACATGTCATTTAGGCAATGGATCTTCTATTTCTGCTATTTGCAATGGAATATGTGTAGATACTTCAATGGGATTAACTCCTCTAGAAGGATTAGTTATGGGTACTCGTAGCGGAGATCTAGATCCTTCAATTATTTTTTTTATGAATAACCATCTCAATTTAAGTATTGATAAAATTGAAACAATTTTAAATAAAAAGTCAGGATTATTAGGTTTAAGTGGAATTAGTAGTGATTTTCGTTATTTTGAAAAAAAATATTATTGTAAAAAACATGCTAAAAGATCTGTAGATATCTTTTGTCATCGTCTATCTAAATATATTGCCGCCTATACAAGTGTACTAGAAAATCGTTTAGATGCTGTTATTTTTACTGGTGGTATCGGTGAAAATGTACCTTTAATTAGAGAATTAGTTTTTTCTAGATTATCTCTATTAGGTTTTAAGATTAATTCAAATCTTAACTTATCTACTATAGGAGGTAAATCCGGTTTAATTACTGAGGATAATTCTACTCCAGTTTTTGTAATTACAACAGATGAAGAATTAGCAATAGCTCAAGAAACTAATAGTATAATTAATAGAAAATAG
- the nadE gene encoding ammonia-dependent NAD(+) synthetase — protein MTLQKKIIELLGVKPAIIPEIEIKNCVDFLKKYLVNHVHIKSLIVGVSGGQDSTLTAKLCQMTAETLRKEKNDITYQFIALRLPYGIQYDEKDCQDAIRFIQPDQIFNVNIKKAVLSSEKSLKKSGVIISDYVRGNEKARERMKVQYSIAAMKQGLVVGTGHAAENITGFFTKYGDSGTDINPIAKLNKRQIRLLLKNLNCPKHLYLKKPMADLEDEHPQQDDESVLGVTYDAIDSYLEQKKIDIRSQKIIEALYLNTLHKRNLPITQ, from the coding sequence ATGACACTTCAAAAAAAAATTATCGAATTACTGGGAGTAAAACCAGCAATTATACCAGAGATAGAAATAAAAAATTGCGTTGATTTTTTAAAAAAATATTTAGTTAATCATGTGCATATAAAATCTTTAATAGTTGGTGTCAGCGGAGGACAAGATTCAACATTGACTGCAAAATTATGTCAAATGACTGCTGAAACATTAAGAAAAGAAAAGAACGATATTACCTACCAATTTATTGCATTGCGCTTACCATATGGTATTCAATATGATGAAAAAGACTGTCAGGATGCAATTCGTTTTATACAACCAGACCAAATTTTTAATGTTAATATCAAAAAAGCGGTTTTAAGCAGTGAAAAATCTTTAAAAAAATCAGGTGTCATTATTTCAGATTATGTAAGAGGAAATGAAAAGGCTAGAGAAAGAATGAAAGTACAATATAGTATTGCAGCGATGAAACAAGGTCTTGTAGTTGGCACAGGACATGCAGCAGAAAATATTACTGGATTTTTTACAAAATATGGAGATAGCGGAACAGATATTAATCCTATTGCCAAGTTAAATAAACGACAAATTCGATTGTTATTAAAAAACTTAAATTGTCCAAAGCATTTATATTTAAAAAAACCAATGGCGGACTTAGAAGATGAGCATCCACAGCAAGATGATGAATCTGTTTTAGGTGTTACATATGATGCAATTGATTCTTATCTAGAACAAAAAAAAATAGATATTAGAAGTCAAAAAATTATTGAAGCACTATATTTAAATACATTACACAAACGTAATCTACCGATTACACAGTAA
- the pta gene encoding phosphate acetyltransferase has protein sequence MSRIIMLIPLDKDIGLTSIGLSIIYFFYQKKIKKKSVQSILYFSCTQNSSNSTSHVINKYFSKIVHTVDYIDFSKVLFNSPEYSFLLNKVIDEHYNNKFLRELILIEGIKNNYCINSEEMNYDISQNLNAEVIFIANLENSSPEYIKNKEKKINFFLKQKKYKNILGVIFNQINSPFLENKYDFIKKLIVLKKIKNETKTIVPKKILKNNFFSIIACIPWNRNIVTTRVIDLFNFLNIQHTNLVQKKNHIIEEIIIFDTHHLNLLNKHSLNTLVIVSFSRVDVFLNVLNCNVNRSKVKCIILTGILKLKKNIASLYKFLIKRSISIFFTEKNTIEILSQLQNFNFDISVKDITYIKKLQRYISNFFCHSSFMFFKKKYNINVIYPPKEFCYNLKLLSQKKNKRIKLPESYEIRILKSVAICSDSNIAQCVLLGDPKKIYSIANDNGINLKKNIEIIDPISVRQEYLARFLEIRKGKNINEFSAKKQLEDNTVLATLILESNHVDGLVSGSINTTSDTIRPALQIIKTNPQSLLVSSIFFMLLPNQVLIYGDCAININPTAEELAVIAIQSADSAKMFGIEPRIAMLSYSTGCSGFGCQVEKVKEATSIIKNRRSDLIIDGPIQYDAAVSNKVAKLKAPSSPISGSANVFIFPDLNSGNIAYKAVQRSSRIVSIGPMLQGLRKPVNDLSRGASVEDIIYTIALTSIQSE, from the coding sequence ATGTCCCGTATTATAATGTTAATCCCTTTAGATAAAGATATTGGTTTGACTTCAATCGGTTTGAGTATCATTTATTTTTTTTATCAAAAAAAAATAAAAAAGAAATCTGTTCAGTCTATATTGTATTTTTCCTGCACACAAAATTCATCTAATAGTACATCGCATGTTATTAATAAATATTTTTCAAAAATCGTTCATACAGTAGATTACATAGATTTTTCTAAAGTTTTGTTTAATTCTCCAGAGTATTCATTTTTATTAAATAAAGTTATAGATGAACATTATAATAACAAATTTTTACGTGAACTTATTCTAATTGAAGGTATAAAAAATAATTATTGTATTAATTCTGAAGAAATGAATTATGATATTTCTCAAAATTTGAATGCGGAAGTAATATTTATAGCAAATTTAGAAAATTCTTCTCCCGAATATATTAAAAATAAAGAAAAAAAAATTAATTTTTTTTTAAAACAAAAAAAATATAAAAATATTTTAGGTGTTATTTTTAATCAAATTAATTCTCCTTTTCTAGAAAACAAATATGATTTTATAAAAAAGTTGATAGTTTTAAAAAAAATAAAAAATGAAACAAAAACAATAGTGCCTAAAAAAATATTAAAAAATAATTTTTTCTCAATTATAGCCTGTATTCCTTGGAATCGAAACATCGTAACAACACGTGTAATAGATCTTTTTAATTTTTTAAATATACAACATACTAATTTAGTACAAAAAAAAAATCATATCATAGAAGAAATAATCATATTCGATACGCATCATCTAAATTTATTAAATAAACACTCTTTAAATACTTTAGTAATAGTTTCTTTTAGTCGTGTAGATGTTTTTTTAAATGTTTTAAATTGTAATGTGAATCGTAGTAAAGTGAAGTGTATTATATTAACGGGAATATTAAAATTAAAAAAAAATATTGCTTCTTTATATAAATTTTTAATTAAAAGATCTATTTCTATTTTTTTTACAGAAAAAAATACAATAGAGATTTTATCTCAATTGCAAAACTTTAACTTTGATATTTCTGTAAAAGATATAACATATATTAAAAAATTACAGAGATATATTTCCAATTTTTTTTGTCATTCTTCTTTTATGTTTTTTAAAAAAAAATATAATATAAATGTAATATATCCTCCGAAAGAATTTTGTTATAATTTAAAATTATTATCACAAAAAAAAAATAAACGTATTAAATTGCCTGAATCATATGAAATTCGAATATTAAAATCCGTTGCAATATGCAGTGATTCTAATATTGCTCAATGTGTGTTATTGGGTGATCCAAAAAAAATTTATAGTATTGCAAACGATAACGGGATTAATTTAAAAAAAAATATTGAAATAATTGATCCTATTTCAGTAAGACAAGAATATCTTGCACGTTTTTTAGAAATACGGAAAGGAAAAAATATCAACGAATTTTCTGCTAAAAAACAATTAGAAGATAATACTGTTTTAGCAACTTTGATACTGGAATCTAATCATGTAGATGGATTAGTTTCTGGATCCATAAATACCACATCTGATACTATACGTCCAGCATTGCAAATTATTAAAACTAATCCTCAAAGTTTATTAGTCTCATCTATTTTTTTCATGTTGTTACCAAATCAAGTTTTAATTTATGGTGATTGTGCAATTAATATCAATCCTACTGCAGAAGAATTAGCAGTAATTGCCATTCAATCTGCAGATTCAGCAAAAATGTTTGGAATAGAACCACGTATTGCAATGTTGTCTTATTCAACGGGTTGTTCTGGATTTGGGTGTCAAGTTGAAAAAGTCAAAGAAGCTACTTCTATTATTAAGAATAGAAGATCCGATTTAATAATTGACGGGCCTATACAATATGATGCAGCAGTTTCAAATAAGGTTGCTAAATTAAAAGCACCTTCTTCACCAATTTCAGGATCTGCGAATGTTTTTATTTTTCCAGATTTAAATTCTGGTAATATAGCTTATAAAGCAGTTCAACGTTCTTCAAGAATAGTTTCTATTGGTCCAATGCTTCAGGGTTTGAGAAAACCAGTAAATGATTTGTCAAGAGGTGCCTCAGTGGAAGACATTATTTATACCATTGCATTAACATCAATTCAATCTGAATAA
- the nrdA gene encoding class 1a ribonucleoside-diphosphate reductase subunit alpha: protein MKKNLFVTKRDGRKEKINLDKIHKVLNWASEGLDDVSVSQVELCSRIQFYNNITTINIHETIIKAAADLISQDTPDYQYMAARLAIFHLRKKAYGQFEPPKLYDHVKKMVDLEKYDENLLKNYSYKEFLQMNSFIDHWRDMNFSYAAVKQLEGKYLIQNRVNGKIYESAQFLYILISACLFSQYPKNVRMNYIHRFYNAISTFKISLPTPIMSGVRTPTRQFSSCVLIECGDSLNSINATTSSIVKYVSQRAGIGVNAGQIRALGSPIRNGEAFHTGCIPFYKHFQSAVKSCSQGGVRGGAATIFYPIWHLEVESLLVLKNNRGIEENRVRHIDYAIQINKLMYQRMLSGDQITLFSPSDVPDLYKAFFSDQKKFKKIYLQYEKNKNIRKKTIKALDLFSLMMQERTSTGRIYVQNVDHCNLHSAFNPELSPIRQSNLCLEITLPTKSLNDVHDTDGEIALCTLSAFNLGKIKSLDDFKELSILSVRALDEILDYQNYPVLAAKKSAISRRSLGIGVINFAYYLAKNKVRYSDGSAHNLTHKTFEAMQYYLLEASCELAKEKGACSLFNHTNYYLGKLPIDTYKKYIDDICNEPLHLDWNLLRSKIKKYGLRNSTLSALMPSETSSQISNATNGIEPPRGFISIKVSKDGILRQVVPEYKKLRLQYELLWDIPNNTGYLQLAGIMQKFIDQSISVNTHYDPARFLNNKIPMKQLLYDLLLSYKLGLKTLYYQNTRDGSEDDQNITSKSITEDICESGSCIL, encoded by the coding sequence ATGAAAAAAAATCTGTTTGTCACTAAACGTGATGGAAGAAAAGAAAAAATAAATTTAGATAAAATTCATAAAGTATTAAATTGGGCGTCAGAAGGATTAGATGACGTATCTGTGTCACAAGTTGAATTATGCTCACGTATTCAATTTTATAATAATATTACTACTATTAACATACATGAAACTATTATAAAAGCCGCGGCTGATCTGATTTCACAAGATACACCAGATTATCAGTATATGGCTGCAAGACTAGCTATTTTTCATCTTAGAAAAAAAGCTTATGGTCAATTTGAACCACCTAAACTATATGATCATGTAAAGAAAATGGTTGATTTGGAAAAATATGATGAGAATTTATTAAAAAACTACTCTTATAAAGAATTTTTACAAATGAATAGTTTTATTGATCATTGGCGAGATATGAATTTTTCATATGCAGCTGTAAAACAATTAGAAGGAAAATATTTAATACAAAATCGCGTTAATGGAAAAATATACGAAAGTGCGCAATTTTTATATATTTTAATATCTGCATGTTTATTTTCACAATATCCAAAAAATGTTCGAATGAACTATATTCATCGTTTTTATAATGCGATTTCTACTTTTAAAATTTCATTACCAACACCAATTATGTCTGGTGTCAGAACTCCAACTCGTCAATTTAGCTCTTGTGTTTTAATTGAATGTGGTGATAGTTTAAATTCTATTAATGCCACAACTAGCTCTATTGTAAAATATGTTTCTCAACGTGCCGGAATTGGTGTTAATGCTGGACAAATTCGTGCATTAGGTAGTCCTATTAGAAATGGAGAAGCATTTCATACAGGGTGTATACCTTTTTATAAACATTTTCAAAGTGCTGTAAAATCTTGTTCACAAGGGGGTGTAAGAGGTGGGGCTGCAACTATTTTTTATCCGATTTGGCATTTAGAAGTTGAAAGTTTATTAGTTTTAAAAAACAATAGAGGAATCGAAGAAAATAGAGTACGTCATATTGATTACGCTATTCAAATTAATAAATTAATGTATCAAAGAATGCTATCAGGAGATCAAATAACATTATTTAGTCCCTCAGATGTTCCTGATTTATATAAAGCATTTTTTTCTGATCAGAAAAAATTTAAAAAAATATATTTACAATATGAAAAAAATAAAAATATTAGAAAAAAAACTATTAAAGCATTAGATTTATTTTCTCTGATGATGCAAGAGAGAACTTCTACTGGACGTATTTATGTACAAAATGTAGATCATTGTAATTTACACAGTGCGTTTAACCCCGAATTGTCTCCAATAAGACAATCTAATTTATGCTTAGAAATTACGTTACCAACTAAGTCATTAAATGATGTGCATGATACAGATGGGGAAATAGCACTATGTACATTATCAGCTTTTAATTTGGGAAAAATTAAAAGTCTTGATGACTTTAAAGAATTGTCAATATTATCTGTGCGTGCGCTTGATGAAATATTAGATTATCAAAATTACCCAGTATTAGCAGCTAAAAAATCAGCTATTTCTAGACGATCCTTAGGAATTGGTGTAATTAATTTTGCATATTATTTGGCTAAAAATAAAGTACGTTATTCAGATGGAAGTGCACATAATTTAACACATAAAACCTTTGAAGCAATGCAATATTATTTATTAGAAGCATCTTGTGAATTAGCGAAAGAAAAAGGAGCATGTTCTTTGTTTAATCATACTAATTACTATTTAGGAAAATTACCTATAGATACATATAAAAAATATATTGATGACATATGCAATGAACCACTACATTTAGACTGGAATTTATTACGTAGTAAAATAAAAAAATATGGACTAAGAAACTCAACTTTATCTGCCTTAATGCCTTCAGAAACATCTTCTCAAATATCTAATGCAACAAATGGAATTGAACCGCCAAGAGGGTTTATTAGTATTAAAGTATCTAAAGATGGAATCTTACGTCAAGTTGTCCCTGAATATAAAAAATTACGATTACAGTACGAATTACTTTGGGATATTCCAAATAATACAGGATATCTACAACTAGCCGGTATTATGCAAAAATTTATTGATCAATCTATCTCAGTAAATACACACTATGATCCAGCAAGATTTTTAAATAACAAGATCCCGATGAAACAGCTTCTCTATGATCTTCTCTTGTCTTATAAGCTTGGTTTAAAAACACTCTATTATCAAAATACTCGGGATGGTTCTGAAGACGATCAAAATATTACATCTAAATCTATAACAGAAGATATTTGTGAAAGCGGATCATGTATTTTATAA
- the gyrA gene encoding DNA topoisomerase (ATP-hydrolyzing) subunit A, which translates to MKDPSREIIQVNIEEELKSSYLDYSMSVIVGRALPDVRDGLKPVHRRILFAMYILNNDWNKAYKKSARIVGDVIGKYHPHGDSAVYDAIVRMAQKFSLRYMLIDGQGNFGSVDGDSAAAMRYTEVRMSKIAHELLNDLEKNTVEFLPNYDGTEYIPEILPAKIPNLLINGSSGIAVGMATNIPPHNLNEVINGCLAYIDNNDITLEELIKHIPGPDFPTAAIINGKSGIEEAYRTGKGKIYIRAQNQIEKNKKNKKESIVFNEIPYQVNKSRLIEKIAELVKEKRIDGITALRDESDKDGMRIVIEIKREAIAEVILNQLYSLTQLQISFGINMVALCQGQPKTLSLKEILKNFLSHRQEIIIRRSLFELNKVRNRIHILEGLNMALININAIIEIIKNSVNSIDAKKIIIQKNWKSEKINYLAKKHEYYFSEKQAQAILDLRLHKITNLEQEKIIMEHNDLIKKTKELKEILENPKKMFEVIKSELLSIQNNFSDKRRTKITENHSDINMEDLINQEDVVVTLSHSGYVKYQPLSDYNAQRRGGKGKSAAKIKEEDFIESLVIANTHDTILCFSSRGILYWMKVYQLPESSRHARGRPIVNLLPLSPKERITAILPVHKYQDNLNIFMTTAHGIVKKSSLSQFKKPRFAGIIAINLHANDELIGVALTDGNNNIMLFTQNGKVVQFLENSVRTMGRTASGVKGIKIKKNDKVVSLIVPKNKGSILIATKNGYGKRTKISDFPIKSRATQGVISIKITKKNGKIIGAIQVIEKDQIMMITDAGTLVRIRVSEVGVLKRNTQGVILIRTSKNEKVVALQKIVDPMIEKIDL; encoded by the coding sequence ATGAAAGACCCTTCACGAGAAATCATACAGGTCAATATTGAAGAAGAGTTAAAAAGCTCCTACTTAGACTATTCTATGTCCGTGATAGTCGGCCGCGCCTTACCAGATGTTCGAGATGGTTTAAAACCAGTCCATCGAAGAATACTTTTTGCAATGTATATATTAAATAATGATTGGAATAAAGCATATAAAAAATCTGCTCGCATAGTAGGTGATGTTATAGGAAAATATCACCCACATGGAGATTCTGCTGTATATGATGCAATAGTTCGGATGGCTCAAAAATTTTCATTGCGCTATATGCTTATAGATGGACAGGGAAATTTTGGTTCTGTTGATGGAGATTCTGCTGCAGCAATGCGATATACAGAAGTTCGCATGTCCAAAATAGCTCATGAGCTATTAAACGACTTAGAGAAGAATACTGTCGAATTTTTACCAAACTATGATGGAACTGAATACATTCCAGAAATACTACCAGCAAAAATACCTAATCTTTTAATAAATGGTTCATCAGGTATAGCTGTAGGAATGGCTACAAATATTCCACCTCATAACTTAAATGAAGTGATTAATGGTTGCTTAGCATATATTGATAATAACGACATCACCCTAGAAGAATTAATTAAACATATTCCAGGTCCAGATTTCCCAACAGCTGCTATAATTAATGGAAAATCAGGAATTGAAGAAGCTTATCGCACTGGAAAAGGAAAAATTTATATTCGAGCACAAAACCAGATTGAAAAAAATAAAAAAAATAAAAAAGAATCTATTGTCTTTAATGAAATACCGTATCAAGTCAATAAATCTCGCTTAATAGAAAAAATAGCAGAATTAGTTAAAGAAAAAAGAATTGATGGAATCACTGCATTACGCGACGAATCTGATAAAGATGGAATGAGAATTGTTATAGAAATAAAACGAGAGGCAATAGCCGAAGTAATTCTCAATCAGCTATATTCTTTAACTCAATTGCAAATATCTTTTGGTATTAATATGGTTGCTTTATGTCAAGGACAACCCAAAACTTTATCTTTAAAAGAGATATTAAAAAATTTCTTGTCACATAGACAAGAAATCATTATAAGACGTAGTCTTTTTGAATTAAATAAGGTTCGCAACCGTATTCATATCCTTGAAGGATTGAATATGGCATTAATTAATATTAATGCAATTATTGAAATAATAAAAAATTCAGTAAACTCAATAGATGCAAAAAAAATTATAATTCAAAAAAACTGGAAATCTGAAAAAATAAATTATTTAGCTAAAAAACATGAATACTATTTCAGTGAAAAACAGGCACAAGCTATATTAGATTTACGTTTACATAAAATAACTAATTTAGAACAAGAAAAAATAATTATGGAGCACAATGATTTAATAAAAAAAACTAAAGAATTAAAAGAAATACTTGAAAATCCTAAGAAAATGTTTGAAGTTATAAAATCGGAATTATTATCAATACAAAATAACTTTAGTGATAAAAGACGAACTAAAATCACCGAAAATCATTCTGATATTAATATGGAAGATTTAATTAATCAAGAAGATGTCGTAGTAACACTATCTCATTCAGGATATGTAAAATATCAACCTCTTTCTGATTATAATGCTCAAAGACGCGGTGGAAAAGGGAAATCAGCTGCAAAAATAAAAGAAGAAGATTTTATAGAAAGTTTAGTAATAGCAAATACGCATGATACTATATTATGTTTTTCTAGTCGCGGTATTCTATATTGGATGAAAGTATATCAATTACCTGAGTCTAGTAGACATGCAAGAGGAAGACCAATAGTAAATTTGTTACCATTAAGCCCTAAAGAGAGGATTACAGCTATATTACCAGTACATAAATATCAAGATAACCTTAATATTTTTATGACTACAGCTCATGGAATAGTAAAAAAAAGTTCTTTAAGTCAATTTAAAAAACCGAGATTTGCAGGAATTATAGCCATCAATTTACATGCAAATGATGAGCTTATTGGAGTCGCTTTAACTGATGGAAATAACAATATCATGTTATTCACACAGAACGGTAAAGTAGTACAGTTTTTAGAAAATAGTGTTCGTACTATGGGTAGAACTGCATCTGGAGTTAAAGGAATTAAAATTAAGAAAAATGACAAAGTTGTTTCTTTAATTGTACCTAAAAATAAAGGAAGTATTTTGATAGCAACAAAAAATGGATATGGAAAACGTACGAAAATTTCTGATTTTCCTATAAAATCACGTGCTACTCAAGGTGTTATTTCGATTAAAATTACCAAAAAAAATGGAAAGATAATTGGAGCAATACAAGTTATAGAAAAAGATCAAATTATGATGATTACTGATGCAGGAACATTAGTTAGAATTAGAGTTTCCGAAGTTGGAGTATTAAAACGTAACACGCAAGGTGTAATATTGATTAGAACATCAAAAAATGAAAAAGTTGTTGCTCTACAAAAAATTGTAGATCCTATGATAGAAAAAATTGATCTATAG
- the nrdB gene encoding class Ia ribonucleoside-diphosphate reductase subunit beta produces the protein MSYTIFSKKKNNQLKEPMFFGQPVNIARYDQQKYKIFEQLIEKQLSFFWRPEEIDLSRDRIDFQNLPDNEKHIFISNLKYQTLLDSIQGRSPNIAFLPIISIPELETWIETWSFSETIHSRSYTHIIRNIVNCPSLVFDDIISNKNIYDRAQNISIYYDELINLTSYWHLLGEGIHLINGKKIHINLRFLKKRLYLCLISVNVLEAIRFYVSFACSFAFAERELMEGNAKIIRLIARDEALHLTGTQHILNLLSNIKNNENMEDVVLECKEEAINIFISAAQQEKKWASYLFKSGSMLGLNKDILCQYIEYITNIRMHAIGFKMPFKKQSNPIPWINDWLTSDNIQIAPQETEISSYLVGQIDSEVSDNEFKKFEL, from the coding sequence ATGTCTTACACAATTTTCTCAAAAAAAAAAAATAATCAACTTAAAGAACCTATGTTTTTTGGACAACCTGTAAACATCGCTAGATATGATCAACAAAAATATAAAATTTTTGAACAATTAATTGAAAAACAATTATCGTTTTTTTGGAGACCTGAAGAAATAGATCTTTCTAGAGATAGAATAGATTTCCAAAATTTACCTGACAATGAAAAACATATTTTTATTAGTAATTTAAAGTATCAAACGCTACTCGATTCGATACAAGGAAGAAGCCCGAATATAGCCTTTTTACCAATCATCTCTATTCCTGAATTAGAAACATGGATTGAAACATGGTCTTTTTCAGAAACGATCCATTCACGTTCTTATACTCATATCATTAGAAACATTGTTAACTGTCCATCTTTAGTCTTTGATGATATTATTTCAAATAAAAACATTTATGATCGAGCTCAAAATATTTCTATTTATTATGACGAATTGATAAATTTAACTAGTTATTGGCATTTATTAGGTGAAGGTATTCACTTAATAAATGGGAAAAAAATTCATATCAATTTAAGATTTCTTAAAAAAAGATTATATCTATGTTTAATTAGTGTAAATGTTTTAGAAGCCATTAGATTTTATGTTAGTTTCGCATGTTCATTTGCGTTTGCAGAAAGAGAACTTATGGAAGGAAATGCAAAAATTATAAGATTGATAGCACGCGATGAAGCGTTACATCTAACAGGAACTCAACATATTTTAAATCTTTTAAGTAATATAAAAAATAATGAAAATATGGAAGATGTAGTTTTAGAATGTAAAGAAGAAGCTATTAATATATTTATTTCCGCAGCACAACAAGAAAAAAAATGGGCTTCATATTTATTTAAAAGTGGTTCGATGCTTGGATTAAATAAAGATATTCTTTGTCAGTATATAGAATATATTACAAATATTCGTATGCATGCGATAGGTTTTAAAATGCCTTTTAAAAAACAATCTAATCCTATTCCTTGGATTAATGATTGGTTGACTTCTGACAATATACAAATTGCGCCACAAGAAACAGAAATTAGTTCTTATTTAGTTGGTCAAATTGATTCAGAAGTATCTGATAATGAATTTAAAAAATTTGAACTATAA